One window from the genome of Esox lucius isolate fEsoLuc1 chromosome 23, fEsoLuc1.pri, whole genome shotgun sequence encodes:
- the kiss2 gene encoding kisspeptin 2, protein MRMLAFILLFAIIPQNGTSGTQGLGRISQWTDIPGHFPAMSKVGHSLKRNEVFGPNIPDDALCYLLKENEEPRQLICKHLLTRTSKFNFNPFGLRFGKRANGYPSKVNLTRSKTSKLLPILLYLREVQAPA, encoded by the exons ATGAGAATGTTGGCATTTATCCTGCTTTTTGCCATAATTCCACAGAATGGAACTTCGGGGACTCAAGGATTAGGAAGGATTTCTCAGTGGACAGATATCCCAG GACATTTCCCTGCTATGTCTAAAGTGGGGCACTCCTTGAAGAGAAACGAGGTTTTTGGACCAAATATACCCGACGATGCTCTTTGTTaccttttaaaagaaaatgaagaacCGAGACAACTGATCTGCAAACATCTGTTAACTCGGACTAGTAAATTTAACTTCAATCCGTTTGGGCTCCGATTTGGAAAGCGTGCAAATGGTTACCCATCTAAAGTCAACCTCACAAGATCCAAGACAAGCAAGCTGTTGCCTATTTTACTTTATCTCCGAGAAGTACAAGCTCCAGCCTGA
- the ldhba gene encoding L-lactate dehydrogenase B-A chain — translation MSSVQEKLITPMASGPVEPPRNKVTVVGVGMVGMACAVSVLLRDLADELALVDVMEDKLKGEMMDLQHGSLFLKTSKIVADKDYAVTANSRIVVVTAGVRQQEGESRLNLVQRNVNIFKHIIPQIVKYSPNCTLIVVSNPVDVLTYVTWKLSGLPKHRVIGSGTNLDSARFRYLMAERLGIHASSFNGWVLGEHGDTSVPVWSGANVAGVSLQKLNPEVGQDGDKEGWKATHKAVVDSAYEVIKLKGYTNWAIGLSVADLVESIIKNMSRIHPVSTMVKDMFGINEEVFLSLPCVLNSSGVSSVINMTLNDAEVNQLKKSADTLWGIQKDLKDV, via the exons ATGTCATCTGTGCAAGAGAAGTTGATCACTCCCATGGCCAGTGGCCCTGTTGAGCCCCCCAGAAACAAGGTCACCGTGGTGGGTGTGGGCATGGTGGGCATGGCTTGTGCCGTCAGCGTCCTACTCAGG GACCTGGCGGATGAGTTGGCCTTGGTTGATGTGATGGAGGACAAGCTGAAGGGGGAGATGATGGACCTGCAGCATGGCAGCCTCTTCCTCAAGACCTCAAAGATCGTTGCAGACAAGG ACTACGCGGTGACCGCAAACTCCCGCATCGTGGTGGTGACCGCTGGTGTGCGTCagcaggagggagagagcaggCTCAACCTGGTGCAGAGGAACGTCAACATCTTCAAACACATCATCCCCCAGATCGTCAAATACTCCCCCAACTGCACCCTGATAGTGGTGTCCAACCCAG TGGACGTGCTGACCTACGTGACGTGGAAGTTGAGCGGCCTGCCCAAGCACCGTGTCATCGGCAGTGGCACCAACCTGGACTCTGCCCGTTTCCGTTACCTGATGGCTGAGCGCCTGGGCATCCATGCCAGCAGCTTCAACGGCTGGGTCCTGGGAGAACACGGAGACACCAGTG TGCCTGTGTGGAGCGGCGCCAACGTGGCTGGAGTCAGTCTGCAGAAGCTGAACCCAGAGGTGGGCCAGGATGGTGACAAGGAGGGCTGGAAGGCAACCCACAAGGCAGTAGTTGACAG TGCATATGAGGTGATCAAGCTGAAGGGCTACACCAACTGGGCCATCGGCCTCAGTGTGGCTGACCTCGTTGAGAGCATCATCAAGAACATGAGCAGGATCCACCCTGTCTCCACCATGGTCAAG GACATGTTTGGGATCAATGAGGAGGTGTTCCTCTCTCTGCCATGTGTCCTGAACAGCAGCGGAGTGAGCAGCGTGATCAACATGACCCTGAACGATGCCGAAGTGAACCAGCTGAAGAAGAGCGCAGACACACTCTGGGGCATCCAGAAGGACCTCAAGGACGTCTAG